The DNA window CCACCGCGTGATGCTCAACCACCTGGGTGTTGCCATCCTGGTGAGCTTCGTGGTCGGCGTGTTTTACTGGGCGGCGTTCGAGTCATCCCGCCGCCGGGCGACGCCGGGCAAGCTGCTGATGGGCATCTTCGTCGCCGACCTGGAAGGCCGCCGGCTGAGTTTCGGCAAGGCGCTCGTCCGGCACGTCGGCAAGCTGGTGTCGGCCCTGACGGCCGGCGCCGGATTCCTAGAAGTCCTCTTCAACCGCCGCCGCCAGGCGATGCACGACCGAATGGCGGGCGCGGTGGTGCTGAGGAAGTGAATTTGTCACTGGTCACCGGTCACTGGTCACTGGTCACTGGTCACTGGCTGCGCTGCGCGGCAACCCGTAGGGTCCGCCTTGGCGGACGCGGTCGCTCGAATTGGCATCCGATGTCCACCTTGGCGGTTCGCTCGCGTTGGTGTTCGCTCGCGTCCGCCAAGGCGGACCCTACGGGTTGCCGCGCAGCGCAGCCAGTGACAAGTGACAAGTCACCAGTGACAACCGATACTCCCCCGAATGCCCTTTCGCATTCTCGCTCTCGGCGACATCGTCGGCCGGCCCGGACGGATGGTCGTCCACCGCAAGCTCGCCGAACTCGTCCGCACCCAGAAGATCGACCTCGTCGTCGCCAACGGTGAAAACATCGCCGGCGGTAGCGGCATCACCCAGAACTTGTTCCACAAGCTTCGCAGCTACGGCGTGGACGTCATCACCCTCGGCGACCACGTCTTCAAGAAGGTCGATATCCTCCCGACGATGGCCTCCAGCGAACGGCTCGTACGCCCGGCGAACCTCTCCGAAGGCGCGGCCGGCCGTGGGCATACCGTGATCAGCACCAACGCCGGCGTTCAGGTGTGCGTCTTCTCGGTGCTCGGTCGCATTTTTATGAATAACCTGCCGGCGAACGACCCCTTCGCCGCCGCCGACCGTGTGCTGGCGACGATTCCCAAGTCGGTGAAGATCTGCGTCTGCGACGTCCACGCCGAGGCCTCGAGCGAGAAGGTCGCGATGGGGCATTACCTCGACGGACGGGTGAGCTTTATCTTCGGCACGCACACGCACATCCCCACCGCCGACGCCAAGATCCTGCCCGGCGGCAGCGCGTTCATCAGCGACCTGGGCATGTGCGGCCCCTACGATTCGGTGCTGGGCCGGCGGAAAGACCGCGTGGTGCGGTACATGACCACGAACATGCCGCAGCCGTTCGATGTCGCCACGGGTGACGTACGGATGTGCGGCGCGATCGCGGAGGTCGACCCGGAGACCGGGCGGGCGATCTCCATCGAACGCGTCGAGATCGCCGACGGCAACGCCGATGCGGCCTACGACTCCGACGACAAAACCCCGCCCGCGAACTACGGCGGCGGGGATTAGGGCACTATAACACGCGTCCCGGGTGGCAATGATGTTTGCCGATCGCGAAGGTTGCCGGTTGGAAGTCCGGTTTCAACACGAAGGCACGAAGAGCACGAAAGGCACGAAGAAATGGAGACGGCAGGCGGCGATCGAAAGCAGCTTCATTTCCGCCTCTTCTTCGTGTTCTTCGTGCCTTCGTGTTGAAATCGGACTTCCGGGGATTTGATACGCGCGTGAAATCCTTGGTCCTTGCCCCATGACCTCACTGCTCTGCGATCAAGTCCTCTGCCCGTTCGACGGCGTCGCCGATGCGCGACTGGACCACCTCGACCTGCGCTGGGACGAATGCCATCGCCGGGCGTCGGTCAAAACGACGCGCGCCGGCCGGTCGGTGCGGCTGATCCTGCGACTGGGCGTGGCGTTGCGCGACGGCGACGTGATCGCCGATACCCCTGAGTGCCTGCTGGTCGTTCGCGTCGTCCCCTGCCAGGTGCTGGTCGTTCGCCCGGCGTCGGCGCGTGAGGCCGCACTGGCGTCGCTTGAACTGGGCAACCTGCACGTGCCCGTCGAAGTCACCGACACCGAAATCCTCACCCCCGCCGACGGCCCGGCGATGGGCGCGCTGTCGCGACGCGGGATCGCCTACGGCGTCGAAACCCGCTTGTTCCAGCCGACGGCGATCTCCGGCGTGACCTGGAACGTCGCGGGCGATGGCGCGGGGATCACGATTAACTCGCCGGCGAGAATCCGTTCCACGCCTTGATCGCGCAGGAGCCGCGCACGGACTCAGGAGCCGCGCACGGAGTGTACTCACGGAGTAAGCGGGCATGGGCATGAGCCCCGAACCGTCACCGTTCCCGCTTACTGCGTGAGTACACTCCGTGCGCGGCTCCTCACCCCACAAACATCGCATCCCCGTAACTGAAGAACCGATACCGCTCCCGAATCGCCTCGGCGTAGATCCGCCGTTGCTCGTCCAGGCCGATCTTCGCCGCCACCAGCGCGATCAGTGTGCTCCGCGGCAGGTGGAAGTTGGTCACCAGGGCATCGACGTGCTTCCACGCGTAAGGCGGGTAGATGAAAATCGCCGTCTCGCCGGTCGCCGCGGCGATCGGCCCGGCTGGCTGGCTTTCCAGCACCCGCGTGCTGGTCGTGCCGACGGCGATCACCCGCCGGTCTTCGGCCTTGGCTTGGTTGATCGCCTCGGCCGTCTCGGACGACAGCGTGTAACTCTCGGTGTGCATCGCGTGGGCCTCCAGCGTATCGGCCGAGACGGGTTTGAAGGTGCCCATCCCCACGTTCAGCGTGACGAACGCCCGTCGCACGCCCCGCGCTTCCAACTCCTCCAGAATCGCCGGTGAAAAGTGCAGCGCCGCCGTCGGTGCCGCGACCGATCCCGCCTGCTGCGCGAACACCGTCTGATATCGCGCCCGGTCCATGTCGTCGCGGTCGTCATGCCCCTTGTGCCGCTTGATGTAAGGCGGAAGCGGCATTCGCCCGATGCGATCGAGCAGCGCCGCCGCGTCGATCGGCGGATCGACGCTCACGCGAAACTCTCCGCCATCCACACGCTCCACTAGCCGAAATATGACCGACTCGTCCCCTTCCAACCGAAACGCCATGCCCGGCGACGACGGGCCGACGTTCCGCAGCAGCACGTTCCAATCGCCGGGGCCGTTCTGGCGGATGAAAAGCCCTTCCACCTGCCCGCCGGTGAGCTTGCGGAGCATGAACCGCGCCGGAATCACCCGCGTGTTGTTGAACACCAGCAGATCGCCCGGCCCCAGCAGCGACGGCAGTTCGGTAAACGCCCGGTGGGCGATCGACCGCGTAACAGGGTTGTAGTGCAGCAGCCGTGATCCATGCCGCTCGGCCGGCGGCTCCTGTGCGATCAGTTCGGGCGGGAGATGGAAGTCCAGTTCGTCGGTGCGCATCGAAGTCGATAGAACACTACCCGAGGCCGCCCCACCTGGGAACGCTGGTCCCTTGGCTGACACGGAGGGAGGAAGAGAACGCGAAGGCGCAAAGCCG is part of the Humisphaera borealis genome and encodes:
- a CDS encoding TIGR00282 family metallophosphoesterase, whose translation is MPFRILALGDIVGRPGRMVVHRKLAELVRTQKIDLVVANGENIAGGSGITQNLFHKLRSYGVDVITLGDHVFKKVDILPTMASSERLVRPANLSEGAAGRGHTVISTNAGVQVCVFSVLGRIFMNNLPANDPFAAADRVLATIPKSVKICVCDVHAEASSEKVAMGHYLDGRVSFIFGTHTHIPTADAKILPGGSAFISDLGMCGPYDSVLGRRKDRVVRYMTTNMPQPFDVATGDVRMCGAIAEVDPETGRAISIERVEIADGNADAAYDSDDKTPPANYGGGD
- a CDS encoding urease accessory protein UreE yields the protein MTSLLCDQVLCPFDGVADARLDHLDLRWDECHRRASVKTTRAGRSVRLILRLGVALRDGDVIADTPECLLVVRVVPCQVLVVRPASAREAALASLELGNLHVPVEVTDTEILTPADGPAMGALSRRGIAYGVETRLFQPTAISGVTWNVAGDGAGITINSPARIRSTP
- the queA gene encoding tRNA preQ1(34) S-adenosylmethionine ribosyltransferase-isomerase QueA, coding for MRTDELDFHLPPELIAQEPPAERHGSRLLHYNPVTRSIAHRAFTELPSLLGPGDLLVFNNTRVIPARFMLRKLTGGQVEGLFIRQNGPGDWNVLLRNVGPSSPGMAFRLEGDESVIFRLVERVDGGEFRVSVDPPIDAAALLDRIGRMPLPPYIKRHKGHDDRDDMDRARYQTVFAQQAGSVAAPTAALHFSPAILEELEARGVRRAFVTLNVGMGTFKPVSADTLEAHAMHTESYTLSSETAEAINQAKAEDRRVIAVGTTSTRVLESQPAGPIAAATGETAIFIYPPYAWKHVDALVTNFHLPRSTLIALVAAKIGLDEQRRIYAEAIRERYRFFSYGDAMFVG